The Acetomicrobium flavidum genome window below encodes:
- a CDS encoding 2-oxoacid:acceptor oxidoreductase family protein, which yields MQYIIVGLGGQGILFASRVLGQIALKRGENVIGSEVHGMAQRGGSVISHFKVGPYKCPLISAGDADVLLAFDQNEAIRNLHFLKDGGHCVINVHRREAFQNESLKTYLAKRKIDAFLLNGYEILNEHMGGNYLFLNVLILGAMGGLNIGGISFEEIKEAVSTLSPAKFRDDNLKALELGKNAVHAS from the coding sequence ATGCAATACATCATCGTCGGTCTTGGAGGGCAGGGAATTCTTTTTGCCAGCCGCGTGCTGGGGCAAATAGCGCTGAAGAGGGGAGAAAACGTGATAGGCAGCGAGGTTCACGGCATGGCCCAAAGGGGCGGTTCCGTGATAAGCCACTTCAAGGTGGGGCCTTACAAGTGTCCCTTAATAAGCGCCGGAGATGCCGATGTATTGCTGGCCTTCGACCAAAACGAGGCCATAAGAAACCTGCATTTTCTGAAGGATGGAGGACATTGCGTCATTAACGTGCACAGGCGCGAGGCCTTTCAAAACGAGAGCTTAAAGACATATCTGGCCAAGAGGAAAATCGACGCCTTTTTGTTGAACGGATACGAGATACTTAACGAACATATGGGTGGCAATTACCTTTTTCTCAATGTATTGATACTTGGTGCGATGGGCGGCTTAAACATCGGTGGCATTTCCTTTGAGGAGATTAAAGAAGCCGTTTCCACGTTGAGCCCCGCGAAGTTTAGGGATGATAACTTAAAAGCCCTGGAGCTTGGTAAGAACGCCGTTCATGCATCATAA